From Spirochaeta isovalerica, one genomic window encodes:
- a CDS encoding NADH:ubiquinone reductase (Na(+)-transporting) subunit E, producing MAPEIHPIVLLFASVFTSNILLANFLGMCSFISISKDMKSANGLGLAVTVVLTITSMLNWVLLKFVIIPLDLIYLRYIIFIIVIAATVQILEMVIDRVSPALYLSLGIFLPLITVNCAILGVALFMQIREYNFVQTVVFSFGSGIGWWLAIMALSAINKKIEKAPVPPALKGPGITLITIGFMAMAFIGFSGMLSVQ from the coding sequence TCCGGAAATACATCCAATAGTACTGCTCTTCGCATCGGTCTTCACAAGCAACATTCTACTGGCCAACTTCCTGGGAATGTGTTCCTTTATCTCCATTTCCAAGGATATGAAGTCGGCTAACGGCCTGGGGCTGGCGGTGACCGTGGTTCTGACCATCACCTCCATGCTCAACTGGGTGCTGTTGAAATTCGTCATCATCCCGCTCGATCTCATCTACCTGCGCTATATCATCTTCATTATCGTTATCGCCGCGACGGTTCAGATTCTGGAAATGGTTATCGACCGCGTTTCGCCGGCACTCTACCTGTCTCTGGGGATCTTCCTCCCTCTGATAACTGTAAACTGCGCTATCCTCGGTGTGGCTCTCTTTATGCAGATACGGGAGTACAACTTCGTCCAGACCGTGGTGTTTTCCTTCGGTTCGGGTATAGGCTGGTGGCTCGCCATAATGGCCCTTTCGGCCATAAATAAAAAGATAGAGAAGGCCCCGGTTCCGCCGGCTCTCAAAGGCCCGGGAATCACCCTTATCACCATCGGCTTCATGGCTATGGCATTCATCGGTTTTTCCGGAATGCTGAGTGTGCAGTAA